One window of the Zea mays cultivar B73 chromosome 3, Zm-B73-REFERENCE-NAM-5.0, whole genome shotgun sequence genome contains the following:
- the LOC100216709 gene encoding CASP-like protein 5B1, whose product MTEVAGRPGTSGGLALRAGQFVFAAASICAMASAPGFTNYTAFCYLVASMGLQALWSLGLGCLDYYALTLRRDLQQALLMSLFVVGDCVTAILSFAAACSAAGVVVLFERDAYLCRRDPQLPCGRFEVAAAFAFLCWTFSAASALVMSWLLASL is encoded by the exons ATGACGGAAGTGGCGGGACGCCCCGGGACGTCGGGCGGCCTGGCGCTGCGGGCGGGCCAGTTCGTCTTCGCCGCCGCGTCCATCTGCGCCATGGCCTCCGCGCCCGGGTTCACCAACTACACAGCCTTCTG CTACTTGGTTGCATCTATGGGACTACAAGCACTATGGAGCTTGGGGCTTGGATGTCTTGATTACTATGCCTTGACATTGAGAAGAGATCTTCAGCAAGCTCTTCTCATGAGCTTATTTGTTGTTGGCGATTGT GTGACAGCAATTCTTTCGTTTGCTGCTGCATGCTCAGCTGCAGGCGTAGTTGTGCTTTTCGAAAGGGATGCGTACTTGTGCAGAAGGGATCCTCAACTCCCTTGTGGAAGATTCGAGGTTGCTGCTGCATTTGCATTTCTTTGCTGGACGTTTAGTGCTGCATCCGCTCTGGTAATGTCTTGGCTGCTTGCCTCCTTGTGA